The genomic DNA AGTGGTGCCGAAGTTTTGTGGTGCTCCCAAAACGAAGAAAAATGTTTGGGAGAAATAGTCAGTCCCTGGGAACTTCCCAAAGTGGTGGGACTGAATCTGTTCCTGTGTGAAAAAGAACAACTGGCAAGTTCAAATCTGGCGTTGGATTTCTTTGCGAAAGCTCGTCATTCAGGAGTCTGGGTGGGCGCCAATAATATCGCTAACTATGTGCTGCAATGGAAAAAACTTTCAGAGATGAGGAAGACCGCATGGAATTAATTTATAGAGGCTCCGTCAAAGATCTTTATAAAAACGGTGACACTCTGGTTTTTAACTACAGCAATCGTTACTCCATTTTTGACTGGGGTGAAATGCCAAACGAAATCCCAATGAAAGGGGCGGCCCTGGCTTCTATGGCGGCTTCTTTTTTTGAATATCTGGCAAAAAAAGGAATCCCGTCGCACTTTGTTGGAACTACGGGTGAAAACACGATTGCCGTCAAACCTGTGAAAGTTCTGCGCCCAGAGTGGTACGAAGGACAGTACGACTATTCAGCTTATAAAGACGTGCCGACGCAGTGTTTGGTGCCGCTGGAAGTGATTTTTAGAAAGTACTTAGGCCAAGGCAATTCTTTAGAGGGACGCTTAAGAAAGAATCCGACCTACTTGCAGGATTTGCAACTCTCTGAAATGCCCAATGCGTCTTCTGTTTTTACGCCGGCACTGATCGAGTTTTCCACCAAATTAGAAACAGCGGATCGCTATCTGAGCCGTCAGGAAATCGCCGAAATGAATATTGTTTCGGATGAAGAACTCAACAATTTAAGAACAAGTACACAAGCCGTCGTAAAAGAGCTCGACAGCCTTTTTGCCGCTTTCGGCGTTAAGCTTTGGGACGGCAAATTGGAATTCGCTTTTGGCGATAGAAGTTCCTCTGGCACCAGATCATTGTTGTTGGTGGATTCGATCGGACCTGATGAGCTGCGTTTGACGTATGAAGGTTTGCCTTTATCTAAAGAATTCTTACGTCAGTTGTATGCTCCCACTTCGTGGCATTCGGCCGTAAAAAAAGCCAAAGAGCTAGCACAAGAGCGTAAAACACAGGATTGGAAAGCCATCTGTCGCGAAGAGCTTCACGAAATTCCCCAAACATTGAATGCCGCCCAAGTTGAAGTCAGTTCATTGCTTTATCAGGCTTTGGCCAATGAAGTGGCGTCGGCAGTAGGACGCAAAAAACCTTTTGCTGAAGAGTTTACTCTGAAACTTTGGCATCAAAAGGCCAAACAAATATTGGAGTCCTAAATGAAAGTCGTCGTTGTTGGCAAAGGCGGAAGGGAACATGCTCTGGCGCAAAAGCTGAAAGAGTCTTCTTCGGTCACAGACTTGTGGGTTTGTCCGGGAAATCCGGGGATGAGCCTGACGGGACTCCAATGCGCGGATGTTGAAACCACTGAAGAAATCGAGCGCTTCTGCTTGCAGAATGCCGTGAATCTGGTGGTGGTGGGACCCGAAGCCTCCATCCTTTCGGATCTCAAACAACGTCTTCAGTCTCAAGGAATTTCCTGTTTTGCTCCCTCCGCCAAAGTGGCCGCGCTGGAGTCTTCGAAGCTTTTCTGCAAAGGCATCTTAAAAGACGCGGGGGTTCCCACAGCCGCGTGTCTGGTAGGGTATTCGGAAAAAGAAGCTCTGCAGTTTATTCAGCAGCATGATTTCACCCAACCCCTGGTTGTGAAAGCCGACGGCCTGGCGCAAGGAAAAGGGGTGTGGGTTTGCGAAAGTTTGGCTAAAGCGCGGGAAGCCGTGCAGGTTTTGGGAAGTCAGTATGGATTTCCTCTTCTTTTAGAAGAATGTTTAGTCGGTAAAGAACTTTCCGCTTTTGCTCTCTGTGATGGAAAGGATTTCGTTTTACTGGGAACAGCCTGTGACTACAAACGCATCACACCTGATCCCTTTAGTGCGAACACTGGCGGGATGGGTGCATACAGTCCGTGTGATTTCATAACTCCAGAAGACGAAAAGACCCTGCGCGAATTTTTCGCAAAAACTTTAGCGTGTTTGCATTCGAAAAATCTATCCTATCAGGGGTTTCTATTTGCGGGTCTGATGAAAACCTCAGAGGGACTCTTTGTTTTAGAATACAATGTTCGACTGGGAGATCCAGAGACGCAGGCTCTTTTGCCGCGTTTGAAAACCGATTTGGCGCAACTCATTGTCGCCGCAGTCACTCATAATTTGCAAAATCAAGTGTGTGAGCTCAAGCCGGAAGTTTCTGTGCATGTGGTGGCTGTCAGCGAAGGTTATCCTCAAGGACCTTTAAACACCGGACATCCAGTCGCCATACAGTCCCGCGTTCTTCAGCAACTGTATTATGCCGGCGTGTGCGAAAAACAAAATGCTTTAGTCAATTCGGGCGGCCGCGTGCTGGGAGTCACGGCTTTAGGTTCCTCCAAAGAACAGGCGCGGGTGCTGGCTTACCAGGATATTCATAAGGTTTCTTTTAAAGGGATGTATGTTCGCGAGGACATCGGCCTATGAAACCTGTACGTATCGCGATCTTTGCCTCAGGAACCGGATCCAACGCCATAGCGCTGATTAAAAAGGCGCAAAGTCTGAACGAAGGGCAGATCGAAATCTGCTTTGTTCTTTCGGACAAGGCAGAAGCACCGGTTTTAGAAAAGGCCCGGGCGGCGGGTGTGCGAAC from Bdellovibrio sp. ArHS includes the following:
- the purD gene encoding phosphoribosylamine--glycine ligase, whose translation is MKVVVVGKGGREHALAQKLKESSSVTDLWVCPGNPGMSLTGLQCADVETTEEIERFCLQNAVNLVVVGPEASILSDLKQRLQSQGISCFAPSAKVAALESSKLFCKGILKDAGVPTAACLVGYSEKEALQFIQQHDFTQPLVVKADGLAQGKGVWVCESLAKAREAVQVLGSQYGFPLLLEECLVGKELSAFALCDGKDFVLLGTACDYKRITPDPFSANTGGMGAYSPCDFITPEDEKTLREFFAKTLACLHSKNLSYQGFLFAGLMKTSEGLFVLEYNVRLGDPETQALLPRLKTDLAQLIVAAVTHNLQNQVCELKPEVSVHVVAVSEGYPQGPLNTGHPVAIQSRVLQQLYYAGVCEKQNALVNSGGRVLGVTALGSSKEQARVLAYQDIHKVSFKGMYVREDIGL
- a CDS encoding phosphoribosylaminoimidazolesuccinocarboxamide synthase, with protein sequence MELIYRGSVKDLYKNGDTLVFNYSNRYSIFDWGEMPNEIPMKGAALASMAASFFEYLAKKGIPSHFVGTTGENTIAVKPVKVLRPEWYEGQYDYSAYKDVPTQCLVPLEVIFRKYLGQGNSLEGRLRKNPTYLQDLQLSEMPNASSVFTPALIEFSTKLETADRYLSRQEIAEMNIVSDEELNNLRTSTQAVVKELDSLFAAFGVKLWDGKLEFAFGDRSSSGTRSLLLVDSIGPDELRLTYEGLPLSKEFLRQLYAPTSWHSAVKKAKELAQERKTQDWKAICREELHEIPQTLNAAQVEVSSLLYQALANEVASAVGRKKPFAEEFTLKLWHQKAKQILES